A region from the Panthera uncia isolate 11264 chromosome D3 unlocalized genomic scaffold, Puncia_PCG_1.0 HiC_scaffold_8, whole genome shotgun sequence genome encodes:
- the VPS37B gene encoding vacuolar protein sorting-associated protein 37B isoform X1 — translation MAGAGSEARFAGLSLVQLNELLEDEGQLTEMVQKMEETQNVQLNKEMTLASNRSLAEGNLLYQPQLDALKARLTQKYQELQVLFEAYQIKKTKLDKQSSSASLETLLALLQAEGAKIEEDTENMAEKFLDGELPLDSFIDVYQSKRKLAHTRRVKIEKLQELVLKGQRLPQASVPAPLPPRVPEPVPAAPLPYPTSEASGPPSVLPRRIPPPPPPVPAGRLATPFAAAMGSGQAFPYPGSQCPPLPPRVGLPGQQGFSAQFVSPYPPALPQRPPPRLPPHQPGFILQ, via the exons ATGGCGGGCGCCGGGAGCGAAGCCCGGTTCGCCGGGCTGTCGCTGGTGCAGCTCAACGAGCTGCTGGAGGACGAGGGGCAGCTGACGGAAATGGTGCAGAAGATGGAGGAG ACGCAGAATGTTCAGCTTAACAAAGAAATGACGCTCGCCAGCAACCGGAGCCTGGCAGAAGGAAACCTTCTGTACCAGCCTCAGCTGGACGCCCTGAAAGCACGTTTGACCCAGAAATACCAGGAACTCCAGGTTCTCTTTGAAGCCTATCAGATAAAGAAGACCAAATTAG ATAAACAGTCGAGCAGCGCTTCCTTGGAGACCCTGTTGGCGCTTCTTCAGGCAGAAGGAGCCAAGATTGAGGAAGACACTGAG AACATGGCAGAGAAGTTTCTCGATGGAGAGCTTCCTCTGGACTCCTTCATCGATGTCTATCAGAGCAAGCGGAAACTGGCCCACACACGAAGAGTGAAAATCGAGAAGCTCCAGGAGCTGGTGCTGAAGGGACAGAGACTGCCACAGGCCTCGGTGCCCGCCCCGCTGCCACCCAGGGTGCCCGAGCCAGTGCCCGCTGCCCCCCTGCCCTACCCTACCTCAGAAGCCAGCGGGCCCCCCTCTGTGCTACCTCGGCGCATCCCCCCGCCGCCTCCCCCGGTGCCTGCAGGACGCTTGGCCACACCGTTCGCCGCCGCCATGGGCTCAGGACAGGCCTTTCCGTACCCTGGATCGCAgtgtcctcccctgcccccccgcgTGGGCCTCCCCGGCCAGCAAGGATTCTCCGCACAGTTCGTGTCTCCGTACCCGCCCGCTCTCCCCCAGAGACCCCCGCCCCGGCTGCCTCCACACCAGCCGGGCTTCATCCTCCAGTGA
- the VPS37B gene encoding vacuolar protein sorting-associated protein 37B isoform X2, translating to MTLASNRSLAEGNLLYQPQLDALKARLTQKYQELQVLFEAYQIKKTKLDKQSSSASLETLLALLQAEGAKIEEDTENMAEKFLDGELPLDSFIDVYQSKRKLAHTRRVKIEKLQELVLKGQRLPQASVPAPLPPRVPEPVPAAPLPYPTSEASGPPSVLPRRIPPPPPPVPAGRLATPFAAAMGSGQAFPYPGSQCPPLPPRVGLPGQQGFSAQFVSPYPPALPQRPPPRLPPHQPGFILQ from the exons ATGACGCTCGCCAGCAACCGGAGCCTGGCAGAAGGAAACCTTCTGTACCAGCCTCAGCTGGACGCCCTGAAAGCACGTTTGACCCAGAAATACCAGGAACTCCAGGTTCTCTTTGAAGCCTATCAGATAAAGAAGACCAAATTAG ATAAACAGTCGAGCAGCGCTTCCTTGGAGACCCTGTTGGCGCTTCTTCAGGCAGAAGGAGCCAAGATTGAGGAAGACACTGAG AACATGGCAGAGAAGTTTCTCGATGGAGAGCTTCCTCTGGACTCCTTCATCGATGTCTATCAGAGCAAGCGGAAACTGGCCCACACACGAAGAGTGAAAATCGAGAAGCTCCAGGAGCTGGTGCTGAAGGGACAGAGACTGCCACAGGCCTCGGTGCCCGCCCCGCTGCCACCCAGGGTGCCCGAGCCAGTGCCCGCTGCCCCCCTGCCCTACCCTACCTCAGAAGCCAGCGGGCCCCCCTCTGTGCTACCTCGGCGCATCCCCCCGCCGCCTCCCCCGGTGCCTGCAGGACGCTTGGCCACACCGTTCGCCGCCGCCATGGGCTCAGGACAGGCCTTTCCGTACCCTGGATCGCAgtgtcctcccctgcccccccgcgTGGGCCTCCCCGGCCAGCAAGGATTCTCCGCACAGTTCGTGTCTCCGTACCCGCCCGCTCTCCCCCAGAGACCCCCGCCCCGGCTGCCTCCACACCAGCCGGGCTTCATCCTCCAGTGA